Part of the Gemmatimonadota bacterium genome is shown below.
AATCTAAACCTGATGTCCCGGTCAAGTTAACAAGTGCCATGTACTACTCGTAGGCCAAGATTGGAATTGAAGGCACACATTGCGCTCAATCAGGACACCATGTATAATCAGTCGCCAGCGTTTCCGACAAATTGTGTTAAGTAAAGAGTGCTTGTTCCTTGAACTTCAGGGCGTAGATATGTGTCTGATCCGAAAAAGAAGTAGAATTGCCTTCGCGGTTTTACTTGCTGCGGTTATGGCGGTATGCGGAATCGAACGCTCAGAAGCTCAGAAGCTGACGGTAGTAAGTTGGGGCGGTGCTTTTTCTCGTGCCAGTATCAAAGCCTATCACGAAAGGTTTACCCGGGAAACAGGTATTGCGATCGACTATGAAGACTACAACGGAGGACTGGCGCAGATCCGCAGCCAGGTTGCCGCAGGCAACGTATACTGGGACGTTGTAAATTTGGAAATATCGGATTTCGTAAGGGGTTGCGACGAAGGACTGCTGGTGCCCCTCTCTATAGAGGAGTTCCCTGATGGTGCGGATGGAACTCCAGCCAGAGAAGACTTCATGGACGGAACGATACTGGAATGTGGTGTGGGCATGCGTTTCGCGTCTACCGTGTACGCTTACAACGAACAGAGCATTCAAGGCGACAAGCCGACGACCATCGCCGACTTTTTCGACTTGGATCGTTTTCCGGGACGGCGGGGAATGCGTCGTTCGCCATTGGTGAATCTGGAATTCGCGCTTATGGCCGACGGTGTTCCCGTCAGCCAAGTCTATGAAGTCCTGGATACACCCGAGGGTGTAGAGCGTGCATTCCGCAAACTTGGCTCCATTAAAGACTACATAATTTGGTGGGAGACCGGCGCACAACCACCACAGT
Proteins encoded:
- a CDS encoding ABC transporter substrate-binding protein, producing the protein MCLIRKRSRIAFAVLLAAVMAVCGIERSEAQKLTVVSWGGAFSRASIKAYHERFTRETGIAIDYEDYNGGLAQIRSQVAAGNVYWDVVNLEISDFVRGCDEGLLVPLSIEEFPDGADGTPAREDFMDGTILECGVGMRFASTVYAYNEQSIQGDKPTTIADFFDLDRFPGRRGMRRSPLVNLEFALMADGVPVSQVYEVLDTPEGVERAFRKLGSIKDYIIWWETGAQPPQLLADEEVVMTTAYNGRIFNAQILENQPFVIVWDGQVLDSGGLGIVAGTKNLEYAKAFVHFATTAQSMAGLTRYISYSPTRRSAIPLITTHAESGVNMRPHMPTTPENTARALFNDWNWWSDNGEELIERFSTWLAR